One region of Streptococcus salivarius genomic DNA includes:
- a CDS encoding CPBP family intramembrane glutamic endopeptidase — MKKRMLEKYTSRYDKVPSWLMIMLSCFIALGYFLISGFLSGIVVGIPMAIVLSFLVLNGNIQFQDINTISYKIFSTLYFQLGAFAFTALAIFFWVKVVEKRPIRTLGFFKGHIWLNLLKGWGLGTLLLLVSFLGTYLLGGLEFVKVDFSQRTFLYILFLIPFWFIQGGTEELVTRGWLLQTVTNKLNLSWGIAISSSFFSILHLGNQGVTALSLISIVLVGVLMALYMLKTDNIWGVAALHGAWNFTQGNIVGVAVSGQNAGGTLLHFQARSGVPDWLSGGAFGLEGNIVTCLVLVVGIIILRLQLKKENF; from the coding sequence ATGAAGAAACGTATGCTTGAGAAATATACTAGCCGATATGATAAAGTTCCAAGTTGGCTGATGATTATGCTGTCCTGTTTTATTGCCTTGGGTTATTTCCTTATAAGTGGATTTCTATCAGGGATTGTTGTGGGAATTCCAATGGCTATTGTTCTTTCGTTCTTAGTATTAAATGGTAACATTCAGTTCCAGGATATAAATACGATTTCCTATAAAATATTTTCAACCTTGTATTTTCAGTTGGGAGCCTTTGCCTTTACTGCCTTAGCTATCTTTTTCTGGGTTAAAGTTGTTGAAAAACGTCCCATTCGTACACTTGGATTTTTCAAGGGTCATATTTGGTTGAACTTGCTTAAGGGCTGGGGGCTTGGGACTCTACTCTTGTTAGTTAGTTTCCTTGGGACTTATTTACTTGGAGGGTTAGAATTTGTTAAAGTAGACTTTTCTCAGAGAACCTTCTTATATATACTATTCCTAATACCTTTCTGGTTTATCCAAGGTGGAACCGAGGAACTGGTGACACGTGGTTGGTTACTTCAGACGGTGACTAATAAATTGAACCTTTCCTGGGGAATTGCTATTTCAAGTTCTTTCTTTTCAATATTACACCTAGGAAATCAAGGTGTTACCGCCTTGTCTCTTATCAGTATTGTTCTAGTAGGGGTTCTTATGGCTCTTTACATGCTCAAGACAGATAATATCTGGGGTGTTGCTGCCCTTCACGGTGCTTGGAACTTTACGCAAGGGAATATAGTTGGTGTGGCAGTGAGTGGACAGAATGCCGGTGGAACCTTATTACATTTTCAGGCCAGATCAGGCGTCCCTGATTGGTTGTCAGGTGGGGCCTTTGGCTTAGAAGGTAATATCGTCACTTGCCTCGTTCTAGTGGTAGGTATCATCATCCTTCGTCTACAATTGAAAAAAGAAAACTTTTAA
- a CDS encoding ABC transporter substrate-binding protein/permease, whose translation MKKKLLTLFLSAMSVFFVFGVKVSAETISVVSDTAYAPFEFKDSDQTYKGIDVDIINEVAKRKNWDVNQTFPGFDAAVNAVQSGQADALMAGTTVTDARKKVFTFSDTYYDTSIVIYTRSSDKVSDYKQLKGKTVGVKNGTAAQTWLDKNASKYGFTVKTFDTSDLMNNSLDSGSVDAAMDDTPVVKYAIGQGKDYAINIKPESIGSFAFAVKKGGKHEKLIKDFNEALKEMKKDGTYDKIMNKWLGDSEKSSSSKPSADLKLTGDANAKATPAKETYTISMDSSFAPFEYQNGSGKYVGIDVDIINAIAKNQGFNVKLTNPGFDASLNAVQSSQADAVLAGMTITDARKQIFDFSDPYYTSNIRLAVAKGSKVKSYKDLKGKTVGAKNGTSSYSWLEDHAGEYGFTVRAYDEASTMYDSLNSGSIDALMDDEAVLLYAIQQGRNFTTPIEGIATGEVGFAVKKGANPELIEMFNNGLAAIVKDGTYDKIINKYLDSNKSKEGSSKKATDETTIVGLIKNNYKQLLQGLGITLGLTLLSFAIAMIIGVIFGMMAVAPNKTLRVISQVFVDVVRGIPLMIVAAFIYWGIPNLIENITGHQSPINDFVAATIALSLNGGAYIAEIVRGGIEAVPIGQMEASRSLGVPYNTTMRKVILPQAVRLMLPNFINQFVISLKDTTIVSAIGLVELFQTGKIIIARNYQSFRMYAILAILYLVIITCLTKLAKRLEKRLK comes from the coding sequence ATGAAGAAAAAACTTCTGACACTCTTCTTGAGTGCCATGTCAGTTTTCTTTGTTTTCGGAGTTAAGGTATCTGCTGAAACAATTTCAGTCGTTTCAGACACAGCCTATGCCCCATTTGAATTCAAAGATTCTGATCAGACCTACAAAGGTATCGACGTTGATATCATCAACGAAGTTGCCAAACGTAAAAATTGGGATGTTAACCAAACCTTCCCTGGTTTCGATGCAGCTGTTAACGCTGTTCAATCAGGCCAAGCAGACGCCCTAATGGCCGGTACGACTGTTACAGACGCACGTAAGAAGGTCTTCACTTTCTCAGACACTTATTACGACACCTCAATTGTTATCTATACACGTAGCAGCGACAAAGTCAGCGACTACAAACAATTGAAGGGTAAAACAGTCGGTGTTAAAAACGGTACCGCTGCTCAAACTTGGCTTGATAAAAACGCTAGCAAATATGGTTTTACAGTTAAAACTTTTGACACTAGCGACTTGATGAACAACAGCTTGGATTCTGGTTCTGTTGACGCAGCTATGGACGACACACCAGTTGTTAAATACGCTATTGGTCAAGGAAAAGACTACGCTATCAACATTAAGCCTGAATCTATCGGTAGCTTCGCTTTCGCTGTTAAAAAAGGCGGAAAACACGAGAAGCTTATCAAAGACTTCAACGAAGCTCTTAAAGAAATGAAGAAAGACGGCACCTACGACAAAATCATGAACAAATGGTTGGGTGACTCAGAAAAATCTTCTTCATCAAAACCTTCAGCAGATCTTAAATTGACTGGTGATGCTAACGCAAAAGCTACTCCTGCTAAGGAAACCTACACTATCTCAATGGACTCATCTTTTGCTCCATTCGAATACCAAAATGGTTCAGGTAAATATGTAGGTATCGATGTCGATATCATCAATGCCATTGCTAAAAATCAAGGTTTCAATGTCAAATTGACAAACCCTGGTTTCGATGCATCACTTAATGCTGTACAATCTAGCCAAGCTGATGCCGTATTGGCTGGTATGACCATCACTGATGCTCGTAAACAAATCTTTGACTTCTCAGATCCTTACTACACATCAAACATTCGTTTGGCTGTAGCTAAAGGAAGTAAGGTTAAATCTTACAAGGATCTTAAAGGTAAGACTGTAGGAGCTAAAAATGGTACGTCATCTTACTCATGGTTGGAAGACCATGCTGGTGAATATGGCTTTACTGTTCGTGCTTACGATGAAGCTTCTACTATGTACGATAGCTTGAACTCTGGTTCAATCGATGCTCTTATGGATGATGAAGCCGTTCTTCTATACGCTATCCAACAAGGGCGTAACTTCACAACACCAATCGAAGGTATTGCCACTGGTGAAGTCGGCTTTGCCGTTAAAAAAGGTGCTAATCCTGAGTTGATTGAGATGTTCAACAATGGTTTGGCTGCTATCGTTAAAGATGGTACTTACGATAAGATTATCAATAAATACCTCGATAGCAACAAATCAAAAGAAGGAAGCTCAAAAAAAGCTACCGATGAAACAACCATCGTAGGCTTGATTAAAAACAACTACAAACAACTTCTCCAAGGTCTTGGAATTACCCTTGGATTGACCCTTCTTTCATTTGCTATTGCCATGATTATCGGTGTTATCTTCGGTATGATGGCAGTTGCACCAAACAAGACACTCCGCGTGATTTCGCAAGTCTTTGTTGACGTGGTTCGTGGTATCCCATTGATGATCGTTGCAGCCTTCATCTACTGGGGTATTCCTAACTTGATTGAAAATATCACTGGTCACCAATCACCAATCAATGATTTTGTGGCAGCGACAATTGCCCTCTCACTTAACGGTGGTGCTTACATTGCCGAAATTGTACGTGGTGGTATCGAAGCTGTTCCTATTGGTCAGATGGAAGCTAGCCGAAGCTTGGGTGTCCCTTACAATACAACAATGCGTAAGGTTATCTTGCCACAAGCGGTTCGCTTGATGTTGCCAAACTTCATCAACCAATTTGTTATCTCATTGAAAGATACGACTATCGTATCAGCTATCGGTTTGGTTGAACTCTTCCAAACTGGTAAAATCATCATTGCTCGTAACTACCAATCATTCCGTATGTATGCGATCTTGGCCATCCTTTACTTGGTCATCATCACATGCTTGACGAAATTGGCTAAACGACTAGAAAAGAGACTTAAATAA
- a CDS encoding amino acid ABC transporter ATP-binding protein, which translates to MAELKIDVQDLHKSYGDNEVLKGIDAKFYEGDVVCIIGPSGSGKSTFLRTLNLLETVTSGKVVVDGYELSDSKTNLDKARENIGMVFQHFNLFPHMTVLENVTFAPVELGRMNKEEADKLAMDLLDRVGLADKADATPDSLSGGQKQRVAIARGLAMNPDIMLFDEPTSALDPEMVGDVLNVMKELAEQGMTMIIVTHEMGFARQVANRVIFTADGEFLEDGTPDQIFDNPQHPRLKEFLDKVLNA; encoded by the coding sequence ATGGCTGAATTGAAAATCGATGTGCAGGACTTGCACAAATCATACGGCGACAATGAAGTCCTTAAAGGCATTGACGCCAAATTCTACGAAGGTGACGTTGTATGTATCATCGGTCCTTCAGGTTCAGGTAAATCAACCTTCCTTCGTACGCTTAACCTACTTGAAACAGTGACATCTGGTAAAGTAGTCGTTGATGGCTATGAATTATCAGATTCTAAGACAAATCTTGACAAAGCCCGTGAAAATATCGGGATGGTCTTCCAACATTTCAACCTCTTCCCACATATGACAGTCCTTGAAAACGTGACATTTGCACCTGTTGAACTCGGACGTATGAACAAGGAAGAAGCTGATAAATTAGCTATGGATCTTCTTGATCGTGTTGGACTTGCTGACAAGGCCGATGCAACACCAGATAGCTTGTCAGGTGGACAAAAACAACGTGTGGCAATTGCACGTGGTTTGGCAATGAATCCTGATATCATGCTCTTTGACGAACCGACTTCTGCCCTTGACCCTGAAATGGTCGGAGACGTTCTTAACGTTATGAAAGAATTGGCAGAGCAAGGTATGACCATGATTATCGTTACTCACGAAATGGGATTTGCTCGTCAAGTTGCCAACCGAGTAATCTTTACTGCGGACGGTGAGTTCCTCGAAGATGGTACTCCAGATCAAATCTTTGATAACCCACAACACCCACGTTTGAAAGAATTCTTGGACAAGGTTCTAAACGCCTAA
- the obgE gene encoding GTPase ObgE: MSMFLDTAKISVKAGRGGDGMVAFRREKYVPNGGPWGGDGGKGGSVIFKVDEGLRTLMDFRYNRKFKAKNGEKGMTKGMHGRGAEDLIVSIPPGTTVRDAETGKVITDMVEDGQEFVVAHGGRGGRGNIRFATPRNPAPEIAENGEPGEERELQLELKILADVGLVGFPSVGKSTILSVVTAAKPKIGAYHFTTIVPNLGMVRTKSGESFAMADLPGLIEGASQGVGLGTQFLRHIERTRVILHVIDMSASEGRDPYEDYLQINKELETYNLRLMERPQIIVANKMDMPGAEENLKEFKEKLAANYDEFDELPQIFPISSLSHQGLENLLEATAELLDETDEFLLYSEDDMEQEEVYYGFNEDERPFEISRDDDASWVLSGEKLEKLFVMTNMERDESIMKFARQLRGMGVDEALRERGAKDGDIVRIGNFEFEFVD, encoded by the coding sequence ATGAGTATGTTTTTAGATACAGCCAAGATTAGTGTCAAAGCTGGTCGTGGTGGAGACGGAATGGTTGCCTTCCGTCGTGAGAAATATGTACCCAATGGCGGTCCTTGGGGCGGTGACGGTGGTAAGGGTGGCTCAGTCATTTTCAAAGTTGACGAAGGCTTGCGTACCCTTATGGATTTCCGTTATAACCGTAAATTCAAGGCTAAGAATGGCGAAAAAGGCATGACCAAGGGAATGCACGGTCGAGGTGCTGAAGACCTCATCGTTAGCATCCCGCCTGGTACAACGGTGCGTGATGCTGAGACAGGCAAGGTTATTACTGATATGGTTGAGGATGGCCAAGAGTTTGTCGTTGCTCACGGTGGACGTGGTGGACGTGGAAATATCCGTTTTGCGACACCTCGTAACCCTGCTCCTGAAATCGCTGAAAATGGTGAACCAGGAGAAGAACGTGAACTTCAATTGGAATTGAAGATTTTGGCTGATGTTGGTTTGGTTGGTTTCCCATCCGTTGGTAAATCAACGATTCTCAGTGTGGTAACAGCAGCAAAACCAAAGATTGGTGCCTATCACTTTACGACAATTGTTCCTAACTTGGGGATGGTTCGTACGAAGTCAGGTGAGAGCTTTGCCATGGCTGACCTTCCAGGATTGATTGAGGGGGCTAGCCAGGGTGTTGGTTTGGGAACACAGTTCCTTCGCCATATTGAGCGTACACGTGTTATCCTTCATGTGATTGATATGTCAGCGAGTGAAGGGCGTGATCCTTACGAGGACTATCTTCAAATTAACAAAGAGTTGGAAACTTACAACCTTCGCTTGATGGAACGTCCACAAATTATTGTGGCTAATAAGATGGACATGCCTGGGGCTGAGGAAAACTTGAAAGAGTTTAAGGAAAAATTGGCTGCTAACTATGATGAATTTGATGAGTTGCCACAAATTTTTCCAATTTCAAGTTTGTCTCACCAAGGTTTGGAAAATCTCTTGGAAGCTACTGCAGAATTGCTTGATGAGACAGACGAATTCTTGCTTTATAGCGAAGACGATATGGAGCAAGAAGAAGTTTACTATGGCTTTAACGAGGATGAACGTCCATTTGAAATTAGTCGTGACGACGATGCTTCATGGGTACTTTCTGGTGAGAAACTTGAAAAACTCTTTGTCATGACTAATATGGAACGTGACGAATCTATCATGAAATTTGCACGTCAATTGCGTGGTATGGGAGTTGATGAAGCGCTTCGTGAACGTGGTGCTAAGGATGGCGATATCGTTCGTATCGGTAACTTCGAATTTGAGTTTGTGGATTGA
- a CDS encoding DUF4044 domain-containing protein, protein MAFGDNGPRKKSFFERLTVLVVLIMLLVTVGALIFQAVAAVL, encoded by the coding sequence GTGGCATTTGGAGATAACGGACCACGTAAGAAATCATTTTTTGAACGTCTAACAGTATTGGTCGTTTTGATTATGCTATTAGTAACAGTTGGGGCATTGATTTTCCAAGCAGTCGCAGCTGTCCTTTAA
- a CDS encoding pseudouridine synthase, which translates to MRLDKFLVDCGVGSRSQVKTFLKKKQVTVNGQVETSPKTQIDENQDQIAFQGQALTHETFVYYLLNKPQGVISATEDARHKTVLDLLDDTARHKQVFPVGRLDIDTHGLLLLTNNGDLAHAMLSPKKHVDKIYQAKVDGIMNQEDILAFEKGIELKDHTCQPAKLEIISVDRATGTSLVQITIAEGKFHQVKRMVAVCGKEVTELQRLSMGPLSLPDDLDLGAWRRLTEEELEALTVFGIPLA; encoded by the coding sequence ATGCGTCTGGATAAGTTTTTGGTTGATTGTGGTGTTGGTAGTCGCAGTCAAGTCAAGACCTTTCTCAAAAAGAAGCAAGTGACCGTAAATGGTCAGGTGGAGACGTCACCCAAGACTCAGATTGATGAGAATCAAGACCAGATTGCTTTTCAAGGTCAAGCATTAACACACGAGACCTTTGTTTACTATCTTTTAAATAAGCCTCAGGGAGTCATTTCAGCGACGGAGGATGCCCGTCACAAGACAGTACTTGATTTACTGGATGATACAGCACGACATAAGCAGGTCTTTCCTGTTGGACGTTTGGATATTGATACTCACGGTCTCCTGCTTTTGACAAATAATGGCGATTTAGCTCACGCTATGCTGTCTCCAAAGAAACATGTTGATAAGATTTATCAGGCTAAGGTTGATGGAATCATGAATCAGGAGGATATTCTGGCTTTTGAAAAAGGAATTGAACTCAAAGATCATACTTGCCAACCGGCTAAACTAGAAATTATTTCAGTAGATAGGGCTACTGGGACTAGCCTGGTTCAGATTACCATTGCTGAGGGGAAATTCCATCAGGTTAAGCGTATGGTAGCTGTTTGTGGTAAGGAAGTGACAGAGTTACAACGTCTGAGCATGGGACCTTTAAGCCTGCCAGATGATTTAGACCTTGGTGCTTGGCGACGTTTGACCGAGGAGGAGTTGGAAGCTTTAACGGTTTTTGGAATTCCTTTGGCTTAA
- a CDS encoding GyrI-like domain-containing protein, which yields MSDFQTMDDFAVFVNDYLTPDQLSVQAYSYASDQQELSLLVTIDDYEMMCRWHAVWTFSGLHQAFFQSVMDSANSFSIDSDSLAMKVRLRDQELLFQAKGLEMVVVDLPEPLFRLADVSFNEGGKHFTYLCEDQSVTAEDWVLVPIGSGNAEKEAFVEKISYVLADEVPVELTKLKKVIQKLDLVTVRYDVKVVRKGFLSFSGMVFEGEELGKPTDFLWVPFLAEQDDLAVPTYGIRINDGSRKTYVTALAGEDDSMEMIALAPATYAVFKLSGPATAAVWESFHYAKKHFEMINQPTVEVYPPGNRQAEDYEMEVWIPIKEEV from the coding sequence ATGTCAGATTTTCAAACCATGGATGACTTTGCGGTCTTTGTTAATGACTACCTGACACCAGACCAATTGAGCGTTCAAGCCTATTCTTATGCGTCAGACCAGCAGGAGCTCTCTCTTCTTGTGACCATTGATGATTACGAGATGATGTGTCGTTGGCATGCTGTCTGGACTTTTTCAGGGTTACACCAGGCCTTCTTTCAGTCTGTAATGGACTCGGCTAACAGCTTTTCTATTGATAGTGATAGCTTGGCTATGAAAGTGCGTTTAAGGGATCAAGAGCTCTTGTTTCAAGCAAAGGGGCTTGAAATGGTGGTTGTCGATTTGCCTGAGCCCCTTTTTCGTTTAGCTGATGTGTCTTTTAACGAAGGAGGAAAGCACTTTACCTACCTTTGTGAAGACCAAAGTGTTACAGCAGAAGATTGGGTTTTGGTTCCTATAGGTTCTGGTAATGCTGAAAAAGAAGCATTTGTAGAAAAGATTTCCTATGTCCTAGCGGATGAGGTTCCAGTTGAACTGACAAAACTGAAAAAGGTGATTCAAAAGCTAGATTTAGTAACCGTTCGTTATGATGTGAAGGTTGTTCGAAAGGGATTTTTGAGTTTTTCAGGGATGGTTTTTGAGGGCGAGGAACTAGGTAAGCCAACAGACTTTCTTTGGGTACCCTTTTTGGCAGAACAAGATGATTTGGCTGTTCCTACCTATGGTATTCGGATCAATGATGGCAGTCGCAAGACTTATGTAACGGCCTTGGCTGGTGAGGATGATAGTATGGAAATGATTGCTCTTGCACCAGCTACTTATGCGGTTTTTAAACTTAGTGGGCCTGCAACAGCAGCTGTTTGGGAGAGTTTTCATTATGCTAAGAAACATTTTGAAATGATTAATCAGCCAACTGTAGAGGTTTATCCACCAGGGAATCGTCAGGCTGAAGATTATGAGATGGAAGTTTGGATTCCAATAAAGGAGGAAGTATAG
- a CDS encoding PaaI family thioesterase, whose amino-acid sequence MQDKLHEIRVFENFQEELFETGHVIVTTKVVEKSLNYFGNAHGGYLFTLCDQVAGLVAISTGDYAVTLQSNINYLKAGHLSDQLKIEGLCVHNGKTTKVVEVVITNQEEKILTRATFTMYVTGSVEE is encoded by the coding sequence ATGCAAGACAAACTACATGAAATCCGTGTGTTTGAGAATTTTCAAGAAGAACTATTTGAAACGGGACATGTCATCGTGACAACTAAGGTGGTTGAGAAGTCCCTGAATTATTTTGGTAATGCTCACGGAGGGTATTTGTTTACGCTTTGTGATCAGGTTGCAGGGCTTGTGGCCATTTCAACAGGCGACTATGCGGTGACGCTTCAGTCTAATATCAATTACCTCAAGGCAGGGCATTTGTCTGACCAACTCAAGATTGAAGGACTATGTGTTCATAATGGTAAGACGACTAAGGTGGTGGAAGTTGTTATTACTAATCAGGAAGAGAAAATTCTTACAAGGGCTACGTTTACCATGTATGTGACAGGCTCGGTCGAGGAATAG
- a CDS encoding OsmC family protein, translating into MYQTTIKGDKRFHSLSEGYGAPVELFGYTDDGETPMSLVNIALASCVTMCLQSYFAKYQGIEELAIQVDSNYEEGHFILAIHLPEDLILKNEQELLAFVDNFCRVKKLFREDIQVDISLAK; encoded by the coding sequence ATGTATCAAACAACAATTAAAGGTGACAAACGTTTCCATTCGCTTTCAGAGGGTTATGGAGCACCTGTGGAACTTTTTGGCTACACGGATGATGGGGAAACACCGATGAGCTTGGTGAATATTGCCTTGGCTTCCTGTGTGACCATGTGTCTACAGAGTTATTTTGCCAAGTATCAGGGAATCGAGGAGCTTGCTATTCAAGTTGATTCCAACTATGAAGAAGGGCATTTCATCCTTGCCATTCATTTACCTGAGGATCTGATTTTGAAAAATGAGCAAGAACTCTTGGCTTTTGTGGATAATTTTTGCCGAGTGAAGAAGCTTTTTCGTGAAGATATTCAGGTTGATATTAGCTTAGCCAAATAA
- a CDS encoding DMT family transporter: protein MKNKIILGCLAAATCEILFGLSFIFTKSITAQVSDLALISWRFVTAFLFINLYFLFSRRRLNINGRNLKPLTRIAILNPIIYFICETIGIRMTTASESGAFLACIPVVALIMSSLILKEWPSRWQVVGVITTLVGIIMAVFAAGGSTHFSLVGYLILGLAVISYALYCVDVERASQFTSLEITYFMLASGCLTFGLFALSQGFLAGYLKELLLLPLTNPKFTITILYQGLGCSVLGYLLSNFAIANIGVNRTASFIGISTIISILAAVIVLGEPFSHLQIFAGILVVLGVYVANKN, encoded by the coding sequence ATGAAGAATAAAATCATCTTAGGATGCTTGGCTGCAGCGACCTGTGAAATTCTCTTTGGGCTCAGTTTTATCTTTACCAAATCTATTACAGCACAGGTCAGTGACCTGGCTTTAATCTCTTGGCGCTTTGTCACCGCCTTCCTTTTTATCAACCTTTATTTCCTATTCAGCCGACGTCGGCTAAACATTAACGGTAGAAATCTTAAACCTCTGACACGTATTGCCATTCTCAATCCGATTATCTATTTTATTTGCGAAACGATTGGCATTCGTATGACGACTGCTTCTGAAAGCGGAGCCTTCCTCGCCTGTATCCCAGTCGTTGCCCTTATCATGTCCAGCCTAATTTTAAAAGAATGGCCTAGCCGTTGGCAAGTGGTCGGTGTCATCACAACCCTTGTCGGTATTATCATGGCTGTCTTTGCTGCTGGCGGTTCTACTCACTTCTCCCTTGTTGGCTACTTGATTCTAGGGCTAGCAGTCATCTCCTACGCCCTGTATTGCGTTGATGTTGAAAGGGCAAGTCAATTCACCAGCCTTGAGATTACCTATTTTATGCTTGCCAGTGGTTGCCTGACATTTGGACTCTTTGCACTCAGCCAAGGCTTTCTAGCTGGCTACTTAAAAGAACTCTTACTTCTTCCTTTGACCAATCCAAAATTTACAATCACTATCCTTTATCAAGGCTTGGGATGTAGTGTTCTGGGCTATTTGCTATCAAATTTTGCCATCGCCAATATCGGGGTTAACCGAACAGCTTCCTTCATTGGGATTTCGACAATTATATCTATTCTAGCTGCTGTTATTGTCTTAGGAGAGCCCTTCTCACATCTACAAATTTTTGCAGGAATTTTAGTCGTCTTGGGCGTCTATGTGGCCAATAAAAACTAA